The genomic DNA TACGCTCCGCCTCTCAGGAGAGAGCGCGGGCATGAGGTATTCAGCGGTCAGGTGGTTGCACCCGGGCCAGGACTTCCCCGTCCTGCTGTTGAGCGAGCACGACGACGCCGGCTGGGAGCAGCGAAAAGTCGACGTCTACCGGGATGGCCGGGTGGGCTTCGCGGATGCGCAAGAGGCCCATGAGACGCAACTGGCCTGTGTGCGCATCCCGGGGTTGGACGATGTGGCCAAGGAAATGGCCTTCGATCCCACGGTGCTCACGCGCGAGGAGTTCGAGCACCACTGGGCGCGGCGCAAGTCGGGCGGCACCGATTACTGGAAGTCCGTCCTGAGGTCCCACGGGAGAACCCCCGGGC from Melittangium boletus DSM 14713 includes the following:
- a CDS encoding DUF6881 domain-containing protein, whose translation is MRYSAVRWLHPGQDFPVLLLSEHDDAGWEQRKVDVYRDGRVGFADAQEAHETQLACVRIPGLDDVAKEMAFDPTVLTREEFEHHWARRKSGGTDYWKSVLRSHGRTPGP